A window of the Isosphaera pallida ATCC 43644 genome harbors these coding sequences:
- a CDS encoding ComEC/Rec2 family competence protein: protein MTAVSPSAVCGSESQSHSAFASRPASASAHCGGSPPAAGRRAPPGTPLVVIMAVAVVVGVSCSHWLPSWSTGVWIGWAAVSWLGCLVVSLTGAPRVLATPWFALTGIALGAGWLRHHAEDLHAHDLAHQTTAWGLDNAGRIVELRGWLVETAERIEARSPNRSSSVRAILAVSAARPSPSEPWQDASGYVRLWARERLESAGDPTAATNSSTLSVLTHWIAGAPVVVRGLLRTIPAPRNPGEFDFAAWERMNGIRLSLSAPSLDAVQIDPNRPWDRVVWFRGAIRARAEAILRHALTPETSPLASALLLGSRSDLDEATRDAFLNSGTLHLLAISGLHFSALAVTLGWLSRLLPIGRRTASLLVVAVMIGYALLVGGRPSVVRACVMASAVGWAVARDRPGRPDTALALAALVTIGLNPWNVFHVGCQLSFLAVAALLWGVPAWRDRHAGPAAGSQSNSIIPHPRETPSEALDRLERQLKRLGSRKAALQDRIATTIGQAIGVSITAWIFTAPLVVDRFNLVTPIGIPLNLPMVPLSGVAVASAGATLSLGAIHPALGDLAGMVCRVSLDLLIWLASLGETLPGGSWHTPAPPTAWTSVVLVLAMIALALEARRIDRDSDRCRNVRRVAWIGASLGGVLWMSWWALPASWTVCGPKALILDVGLGSAVVVVSADGRAMLYDCGSDNDPRVGRRVILPALWSLGVSRLDAVALSHADPAHVNGLDDLVKRMPVGAIWISPTFVEDSPVLNPFETPQTQGERFHADPWLTLAVERGVPIEVVSAGQRRSLGTDVTFHALHPPPDWPNGASNAARDAGSLVLAVEFEPPALTNGEPTASPPRSSPRRLLLTGDLDGAGMVRVVGLNEEAAGAPRDRDSHAFGYDLLIAPRHGVARSNPSWWLDWARPRFVAISQAGGWEPATPWLKLDPKRIAVTGRDGALWFDPHADPELVSLTPFAQTRAKVMVDWEDGRLMIWLMAAGVVVLAVATAVWLVCRWGVRSGAWTLTRPRPDPTTVTEPGWHEVERRADDGALLRAEWRTAGESPRGTVVILHGFAEARGSMRPRARVALERGWSVLLPDNRAMGRSEGQFVSFGGMEADDLRGWLGWLTDQVDSTGPIVVMGRSMGAAIALRAVATLAEQPGRAVPPTTIGASPATREPMPAGLILEAPYEDLSELLMRWLTRAGVPGWLAGLSSRAILTEAHRLTGRWLHTPSPIEMARRVGLPTLVFYGGRDLLVPPDRVERLIAALEQAAPGAVQGVRIAEAGHADLFEVGGFTVVEILGQFLDSVAARFEPIGNSSPTPSPSSKDSLEWKTPPVRFTE, encoded by the coding sequence ATGACGGCGGTGTCCCCCTCAGCCGTGTGCGGCTCTGAGTCCCAATCCCACTCCGCGTTTGCGTCCCGGCCTGCCTCAGCCTCTGCTCATTGCGGCGGGTCGCCGCCGGCGGCGGGTCGGCGTGCGCCACCGGGGACTCCCCTGGTGGTAATCATGGCGGTCGCGGTGGTGGTCGGGGTGTCTTGCTCGCATTGGCTCCCCAGTTGGTCTACTGGAGTCTGGATCGGATGGGCGGCGGTGTCCTGGCTCGGTTGCCTCGTGGTCAGTTTGACCGGAGCCCCTCGGGTTCTGGCGACACCGTGGTTTGCGCTGACCGGAATTGCCCTCGGAGCCGGCTGGCTGCGACACCACGCCGAGGACCTTCACGCCCACGATCTCGCCCATCAAACCACGGCCTGGGGACTCGACAACGCCGGACGGATCGTCGAGCTTCGCGGCTGGCTGGTTGAGACCGCCGAGCGGATCGAAGCCCGCTCGCCCAACCGCTCCTCCTCGGTTCGCGCCATTCTGGCAGTCTCAGCCGCGCGTCCGTCGCCCTCCGAACCGTGGCAGGACGCTTCCGGTTATGTTCGCCTTTGGGCACGAGAGCGACTCGAATCCGCGGGCGACCCGACTGCGGCAACCAACAGCTCCACGCTGTCCGTCCTCACCCACTGGATTGCCGGAGCGCCAGTCGTGGTGCGGGGGTTGCTCCGAACGATTCCCGCTCCACGCAATCCCGGCGAATTCGATTTCGCCGCCTGGGAACGGATGAACGGCATCCGTCTCTCCCTCTCGGCACCCTCGCTCGACGCGGTCCAAATCGACCCCAATCGGCCCTGGGATCGGGTCGTCTGGTTCCGAGGCGCGATCCGCGCGCGGGCCGAGGCGATCCTGCGACACGCGCTGACCCCGGAAACCTCCCCCCTCGCCAGCGCGTTGCTGCTGGGCAGCCGAAGCGATCTGGACGAGGCGACCCGCGACGCCTTTCTCAATTCGGGAACGCTGCATCTGCTGGCCATCTCGGGTTTGCACTTCAGCGCATTGGCCGTCACGCTCGGTTGGCTCAGCCGTTTGCTGCCAATTGGTCGTCGCACAGCTAGCCTCTTGGTCGTGGCGGTCATGATCGGCTACGCTCTGCTCGTGGGTGGGCGTCCCTCGGTGGTGCGTGCCTGCGTGATGGCCTCCGCGGTCGGATGGGCCGTGGCGCGCGATCGTCCCGGGCGTCCCGACACCGCGCTAGCGCTGGCGGCTTTGGTCACCATCGGACTCAACCCGTGGAACGTGTTTCACGTCGGTTGTCAATTGTCGTTTCTGGCAGTCGCCGCCCTGCTTTGGGGTGTGCCAGCCTGGCGCGATCGGCACGCGGGACCCGCGGCAGGTTCCCAATCAAACTCGATCATCCCGCACCCCCGCGAAACCCCGTCCGAGGCGCTGGACCGTCTCGAACGGCAACTCAAACGCCTTGGCTCTCGAAAAGCCGCCCTTCAAGACCGAATCGCCACGACGATCGGTCAAGCGATCGGGGTTTCGATCACTGCTTGGATCTTCACGGCTCCTCTGGTGGTGGATCGGTTCAACCTAGTCACACCCATTGGCATCCCGCTGAATCTGCCGATGGTGCCGCTTTCGGGAGTCGCGGTGGCCTCCGCCGGCGCGACCCTGAGCCTAGGCGCGATCCACCCCGCGCTGGGCGATCTGGCCGGGATGGTTTGCCGCGTCTCCCTCGATCTGCTCATCTGGTTGGCGAGCCTGGGCGAAACCCTGCCGGGAGGTTCTTGGCATACCCCCGCCCCTCCCACCGCTTGGACCAGCGTGGTTTTGGTCTTGGCGATGATCGCTTTGGCCCTGGAAGCGCGGCGGATCGACCGGGACTCCGACCGCTGTCGAAACGTGCGACGTGTCGCCTGGATCGGCGCGAGCCTGGGCGGGGTACTCTGGATGAGTTGGTGGGCGTTACCCGCCTCCTGGACGGTTTGCGGTCCCAAGGCGTTGATTCTTGACGTGGGACTAGGATCGGCGGTCGTGGTCGTCTCGGCAGACGGCCGGGCCATGTTGTACGACTGCGGCTCGGACAACGATCCCAGGGTGGGACGGCGGGTCATTCTGCCTGCGCTTTGGAGTCTTGGAGTCAGTCGTCTGGACGCCGTAGCGCTCAGCCACGCTGACCCCGCGCATGTCAACGGGTTGGACGACCTGGTAAAACGAATGCCCGTCGGCGCGATCTGGATTTCGCCCACCTTCGTTGAAGATAGCCCGGTTCTCAATCCGTTCGAGACCCCCCAAACCCAAGGGGAACGCTTCCACGCCGATCCGTGGCTGACCTTGGCGGTCGAGCGAGGCGTGCCAATCGAGGTCGTCAGCGCGGGCCAACGTCGCTCGCTAGGGACCGACGTGACATTCCACGCGCTCCACCCCCCTCCGGACTGGCCAAATGGAGCCTCGAACGCGGCACGGGACGCCGGCTCGCTGGTGTTGGCCGTCGAGTTCGAGCCTCCCGCGCTGACGAACGGCGAACCGACTGCTTCGCCTCCTCGATCATCCCCCCGCCGCCTTTTGCTCACAGGCGACCTCGATGGAGCGGGTATGGTCCGCGTGGTCGGCCTCAACGAGGAAGCCGCGGGAGCGCCGCGCGACCGGGATTCGCACGCGTTCGGGTATGATCTCCTGATCGCGCCCCGCCACGGCGTGGCTCGATCCAACCCCTCGTGGTGGTTGGACTGGGCGCGCCCCCGCTTCGTGGCGATCTCGCAAGCCGGCGGATGGGAACCCGCGACACCCTGGTTGAAGCTGGATCCCAAGCGAATCGCTGTCACCGGACGCGACGGCGCGCTGTGGTTCGACCCTCACGCCGATCCGGAATTGGTCTCGTTGACCCCCTTCGCCCAAACGCGCGCCAAGGTGATGGTCGATTGGGAGGATGGACGCTTGATGATTTGGTTGATGGCGGCAGGTGTCGTGGTGTTGGCGGTCGCAACCGCGGTGTGGTTGGTTTGTCGTTGGGGAGTGCGGTCGGGAGCCTGGACGTTGACCCGTCCTCGGCCTGATCCAACAACAGTCACGGAACCCGGATGGCACGAGGTGGAACGTCGCGCTGATGACGGTGCGCTCTTGAGGGCCGAATGGCGAACCGCCGGGGAGTCACCGCGGGGAACGGTGGTGATCCTGCACGGCTTCGCCGAGGCGCGCGGGTCGATGCGTCCGCGGGCGCGGGTCGCGTTGGAGCGGGGGTGGTCGGTACTGCTGCCGGACAATCGGGCGATGGGACGATCGGAGGGACAGTTCGTGAGCTTCGGCGGCATGGAAGCCGACGACCTGCGCGGTTGGCTAGGCTGGCTGACCGATCAAGTGGATTCGACCGGCCCCATCGTGGTGATGGGTCGCTCGATGGGCGCGGCGATCGCTCTGCGGGCGGTGGCCACGCTTGCCGAGCAACCGGGTCGCGCCGTGCCCCCCACCACGATCGGGGCTTCCCCCGCGACCCGCGAACCGATGCCCGCCGGGTTGATTCTGGAAGCACCTTATGAGGATCTCTCCGAACTGCTCATGCGTTGGTTGACGCGCGCTGGGGTGCCGGGTTGGCTGGCAGGTTTGAGTTCGCGGGCAATTTTGACCGAGGCTCATCGGCTCACTGGCCGCTGGTTGCACACGCCCTCCCCAATCGAGATGGCGAGGCGGGTTGGTCTCCCAACCCTGGTTTTCTACGGAGGGCGCGACCTTCTGGTGCCTCCCGATCGGGTGGAACGCCTCATCGCCGCTCTGGAACAGGCCGCGCCAGGGGCGGTTCAAGGGGTTCGGATCGCCGAAGCTGGACATGCCGACCTTTTTGAAGTCGGTGGCTTTACGGTTGTGGAAATCCTGGGGCAATTTCTGGACAGCGTGGCGGCTCGATTCGAGCCGATCGGGAATTCATCGCCGACGCCCTCGCCATCGTCAAAGGATTCGCTAGAATGGAAAACGCCACCTGTTCGATTCACGGAATAA
- a CDS encoding ClpP family protease — protein MTPFDFALGDRFDTAPLGPGPIEPTLQRYRDYARQRQMTLSDLLLENRIIFLEGPIDNVIANHLIKQFLYLQFENRTQGISFYINSPGGSVYSTLAVYDTMQFVNCPIATYCIGMAASGAAVLLAGGTKGKRFSLPHSKIMIHQPSGYVGGQVSDIEIQADEILKNKKLINEILAKHTGQPYERIAKDTERDRYLTAAEAKEYGLVDEVLSKVNADAGKTTGFTSPIFPSGSSGSSESGGPTPGAGAGTRPG, from the coding sequence ATGACCCCTTTCGATTTTGCCCTCGGCGATCGGTTCGACACCGCCCCGCTCGGACCCGGCCCCATCGAACCGACCCTTCAGCGTTACCGCGATTACGCCCGTCAGCGTCAGATGACCCTCTCCGACCTGCTCTTGGAGAACCGGATCATCTTTCTGGAAGGGCCGATCGACAATGTGATTGCCAACCACCTCATCAAGCAATTCCTCTATCTCCAGTTCGAGAACCGGACGCAGGGGATCAGCTTCTACATCAACAGCCCTGGCGGCAGCGTTTATTCCACGCTGGCGGTCTACGACACCATGCAGTTTGTCAACTGTCCCATCGCCACCTACTGCATCGGCATGGCCGCCTCGGGCGCGGCGGTGCTGCTGGCCGGGGGCACCAAGGGCAAGCGGTTCAGCCTGCCGCACTCCAAAATTATGATCCACCAGCCCAGCGGCTATGTGGGCGGTCAAGTCTCAGACATCGAGATCCAGGCCGACGAAATCCTCAAAAATAAGAAACTCATCAACGAGATTCTAGCCAAGCACACCGGCCAGCCCTACGAACGAATCGCCAAGGACACCGAACGCGACCGCTATCTCACGGCCGCCGAGGCCAAGGAATATGGCCTGGTGGACGAAGTGCTGTCCAAGGTCAACGCCGACGCCGGCAAGACCACCGGCTTCACCTCGCCGATCTTCCCAAGCGGTTCAAGCGGCTCGTCCGAAAGCGGCGGCCCCACCCCAGGCGCAGGCGCGGGCACCCGTCCGGGCTGA
- the tig gene encoding trigger factor, which translates to MSVEEQTGVEEMTSPADLTMAGRPPLKMKVDITQAGPCRKHLKVEISAQDVEEEFGRALGDFSKTAIVPGFRPGKAPRTLVERRYRKEVSGQVKGSLLMACMEQLDKEYKLNPISQPNIDPEAIQLPERGPMTFELEIEVPPEFELPDYTGLKVKRPTLEITAEDVDRQLRLIREERAQIVPKDGAVALGDLVVAKMTVELGDRDPIEIEEFEFRVRDDLRLQDALIPGIGATLEGAKVGESRTLDLQVAPSAGVPDAGAQTGKATLTILDLKTPRLPDLDEAFAKSLGFASIGDLRDAARSALERQFEYRRNEFIRREVMDQILKQCEFDLPPDLVKRQERLTLGRRIQEMRAAGLSEAEIKAGFAELKFNAHAATTRSLQEYFILSKIAEQENFEVSEEELEQEIQAIAAASDESPRRVRARLEKEGMLETLATQIIERKALQKLLNGVSFEDVPQSRSTDVETIELALFPSPAPGQ; encoded by the coding sequence ATGAGTGTCGAGGAGCAAACCGGGGTCGAGGAGATGACTTCTCCGGCGGACCTGACGATGGCGGGGCGTCCGCCTCTCAAGATGAAGGTGGACATCACCCAGGCCGGACCGTGCCGCAAGCATCTCAAGGTGGAAATCTCGGCTCAGGATGTCGAGGAGGAGTTCGGTCGCGCCTTGGGCGATTTCTCCAAAACCGCGATCGTGCCTGGCTTTCGGCCCGGCAAAGCGCCACGCACCCTGGTCGAACGCCGCTATCGCAAGGAAGTCTCCGGCCAAGTCAAAGGCTCGCTCCTGATGGCCTGCATGGAGCAGCTTGACAAGGAATACAAACTCAACCCGATTAGCCAGCCCAACATCGATCCCGAAGCGATTCAGCTGCCCGAACGGGGACCGATGACCTTCGAGCTGGAAATCGAGGTTCCCCCTGAATTCGAGCTGCCCGACTACACCGGGCTCAAGGTCAAGCGGCCTACCCTGGAAATCACCGCCGAGGATGTCGATCGCCAACTGCGTCTCATCCGCGAGGAACGGGCTCAGATCGTTCCCAAAGACGGGGCGGTTGCCCTTGGGGATCTCGTCGTGGCCAAAATGACCGTCGAGCTAGGCGACCGCGACCCAATCGAGATCGAGGAATTCGAGTTCCGAGTGCGGGACGATCTGAGACTTCAAGACGCTTTGATTCCCGGCATTGGCGCGACTCTAGAAGGGGCCAAGGTCGGCGAGTCCCGAACCCTGGACCTCCAGGTGGCCCCCTCGGCTGGAGTTCCCGACGCTGGTGCCCAGACCGGTAAGGCCACCCTGACCATCCTTGACCTCAAGACCCCCCGGTTGCCCGACCTGGACGAGGCGTTCGCCAAGTCGCTGGGGTTCGCCAGCATCGGCGACCTGCGTGACGCGGCCCGCTCCGCGCTGGAGCGCCAGTTCGAGTACCGCCGCAACGAGTTCATCCGCCGCGAGGTGATGGATCAGATTCTCAAGCAATGCGAGTTCGACCTACCGCCGGATCTGGTCAAACGCCAGGAGCGGCTCACTTTGGGTCGCCGCATCCAAGAAATGAGGGCCGCCGGTCTGAGCGAAGCCGAAATCAAGGCCGGGTTCGCCGAACTGAAGTTCAACGCCCACGCCGCCACCACCCGCTCGCTCCAGGAATATTTCATCCTCTCCAAGATCGCCGAGCAGGAGAATTTCGAGGTCAGCGAGGAGGAACTCGAGCAGGAGATTCAGGCGATTGCGGCGGCCAGCGACGAAAGTCCGCGTCGGGTCCGCGCTCGTTTGGAAAAAGAGGGCATGCTCGAAACCCTCGCCACTCAGATCATCGAACGCAAAGCGCTTCAGAAACTGCTCAACGGCGTCAGCTTCGAGGATGTGCCGCAATCCCGCTCCACCGACGTGGAGACGATCGAACTGGCCCTCTTCCCTTCGCCCGCACCTGGCCAATAA
- a CDS encoding PEP-CTERM sorting domain-containing protein produces MRTFAQGLNDRGQITGYGNLVSGGIRGFVLTPLNGSDAIPEPGTLALASIALLAGMGGWINRCRRQRSTMEPLG; encoded by the coding sequence GTGCGAACCTTCGCCCAGGGCCTCAACGACCGCGGGCAAATCACCGGCTACGGCAACCTCGTCAGCGGAGGCATTCGTGGCTTTGTCTTGACCCCGCTCAACGGCAGCGACGCCATTCCCGAACCCGGCACTCTGGCGCTAGCGTCGATCGCCCTGCTCGCTGGGATGGGAGGTTGGATCAACCGCTGTCGTCGTCAGCGGTCCACGATGGAGCCCCTCGGCTGA
- a CDS encoding bifunctional serine/threonine-protein kinase/formylglycine-generating enzyme family protein, which translates to MSKPMDTDSDTPGLLDLSAFRPEGGSSEASGVCGRKGEEGSFGGHDAVGELQGVAAGPTAASLSGLIAPVLVLEDRFELARPIAEGGMGTVWLARDRLFGIPRAVKLIRASLKNQPKAEARFLREAKILQRFQHPRVVEMIGFGVECGHAYIVMELVAGRSVDRLLTPGKPMPLTWVVSVLHQLCEVLRDAHTLGIIHRDLKPSNLMMVGKSVDPTEPGSLKLLDFGIARVHDAAEFTNLTQTDRHGPLGTLAYASPEQILRGLYQRDDAADLLGGTLQTPPPIDHRSDLYSVGVMLYRFLSGQRPFQGDPSILPFLHLNIPPRRFTSLNPPVEVPEAIERVVLRCLAKKPEDRPQSAWALWEEFAAALREAGHEKLVWSATPAWPHPNTPAWSATPPSFLSQSNVAQSNAAAVGQMERHHESESPSLGSVWIGDPAGSIAHPHPPQACSPPTPPSDGVSELGSPAPNLAASNHGSGDSASADDSPHLDRLWDALPPTPTHSTRIVIRDKTSDPVGTTRGPRFPTPTSVPVSSRETSEKAHPVAPKGLSTSPHSASKHRDASSSSLMGAIDEALLDSGKLVFRPLPPGLYRRGAMADDLDALDLDRPRHWVRLTKAFQLGIVPVTQRQYENVMGINPSRCPVCPNAPVDQVSWCEAIEFCNRLSRRRGLTPCYRVKGSRVVWDHKADGYRLPTEAEWEYACRAGSRGRFPFDGEVGELDHYAWYRDNSADLDAEFAALHPAHGNPTPRTHPVARKRPNAYGLYDMLGNVAEWCWDWIGPYPALPRGEALTDPIGPAEGDFRALRGGSYASSAFDLGSARRGGAAPTSRDRAGLRVCRTLNNG; encoded by the coding sequence ATGTCCAAACCAATGGACACCGACTCCGACACGCCCGGTTTGCTCGATCTCTCGGCGTTTCGTCCCGAGGGAGGTTCGAGCGAGGCGTCCGGAGTGTGCGGCCGCAAGGGGGAGGAAGGCTCGTTTGGCGGCCACGACGCGGTTGGAGAACTCCAGGGAGTGGCCGCAGGACCAACGGCGGCCTCTCTCAGCGGCCTGATCGCCCCCGTCTTGGTGCTGGAGGATCGGTTCGAGTTGGCGCGTCCGATCGCCGAGGGAGGCATGGGGACGGTCTGGCTGGCTCGAGATCGCCTCTTCGGCATCCCCCGCGCGGTCAAACTGATCCGGGCCTCGTTGAAAAACCAGCCTAAGGCCGAAGCGCGGTTCTTGCGGGAAGCCAAGATTCTCCAGAGGTTTCAACATCCCCGCGTGGTGGAGATGATCGGCTTTGGGGTCGAATGCGGCCACGCCTACATCGTCATGGAATTGGTCGCGGGCCGCTCGGTCGATCGGTTGCTGACCCCAGGCAAACCGATGCCGTTGACCTGGGTGGTCTCGGTTTTGCACCAGCTGTGCGAAGTCTTGCGCGACGCCCACACGCTGGGAATCATCCACCGCGACCTCAAACCCTCCAATCTCATGATGGTGGGCAAATCGGTCGATCCCACCGAGCCGGGATCACTCAAGCTGCTGGATTTCGGTATTGCGCGGGTTCACGACGCGGCCGAGTTCACCAACCTGACGCAGACCGATCGCCACGGACCGCTGGGGACATTAGCCTACGCCTCGCCCGAGCAAATTCTTCGCGGCCTCTATCAGCGTGACGACGCAGCCGACCTTTTGGGCGGCACCCTCCAAACACCCCCTCCCATCGACCATCGGAGCGACCTGTATTCGGTGGGGGTCATGCTGTACCGCTTTTTGTCCGGTCAGCGGCCATTTCAGGGGGATCCCTCGATCCTGCCGTTCCTCCACCTGAACATCCCCCCCCGGCGGTTCACCTCCCTGAATCCACCAGTTGAGGTGCCCGAAGCGATCGAGCGGGTGGTGCTACGGTGCCTGGCGAAAAAACCGGAGGATCGCCCGCAATCGGCCTGGGCGCTCTGGGAAGAATTCGCCGCCGCTCTGCGGGAAGCGGGCCACGAGAAACTGGTCTGGTCGGCAACGCCTGCGTGGCCTCATCCCAACACCCCGGCCTGGTCCGCGACGCCGCCCTCGTTCCTCAGCCAATCCAACGTCGCGCAATCCAACGCCGCGGCGGTTGGTCAGATGGAGAGGCACCACGAATCCGAATCGCCATCGCTAGGATCGGTCTGGATTGGCGACCCTGCGGGGTCGATCGCCCACCCTCATCCCCCTCAGGCCTGCTCACCGCCCACGCCTCCGTCGGATGGCGTCTCCGAACTCGGCTCGCCTGCGCCCAACCTGGCTGCCTCGAATCATGGCTCAGGCGATTCCGCTTCCGCGGATGACTCACCTCATCTGGACCGTCTCTGGGACGCGCTGCCACCAACTCCAACCCACTCAACCCGGATCGTTATCCGCGACAAGACGTCTGATCCCGTCGGAACGACACGGGGGCCACGCTTCCCCACCCCAACCTCGGTGCCGGTCTCCTCACGCGAGACCTCGGAGAAGGCCCATCCCGTCGCGCCAAAGGGTTTGTCCACGTCGCCTCATTCAGCGTCCAAACACCGGGACGCCTCATCGTCAAGCCTGATGGGAGCGATCGACGAGGCGCTGTTGGATTCAGGCAAACTGGTCTTCCGCCCACTTCCTCCCGGATTGTACCGTCGGGGCGCGATGGCCGACGACCTGGACGCCCTCGACCTGGACCGACCCCGCCACTGGGTCCGTCTGACCAAAGCGTTTCAACTGGGGATCGTTCCCGTCACCCAACGCCAATATGAGAACGTGATGGGAATCAATCCCTCGCGGTGCCCAGTCTGCCCCAACGCGCCGGTGGATCAGGTCTCCTGGTGCGAGGCGATCGAGTTTTGCAATCGGCTCAGCCGGCGACGGGGTCTGACTCCGTGTTACCGCGTCAAGGGAAGCCGAGTTGTCTGGGATCATAAGGCCGACGGCTACCGTCTGCCCACTGAAGCCGAATGGGAGTACGCCTGTCGCGCCGGCAGCCGGGGCCGTTTCCCCTTCGACGGCGAGGTTGGCGAGCTTGATCACTACGCTTGGTATCGGGACAACAGCGCCGATCTCGACGCCGAATTCGCCGCGCTTCACCCTGCCCACGGCAACCCGACCCCACGCACCCATCCGGTCGCCCGCAAGCGTCCCAACGCCTACGGCCTATACGACATGCTGGGCAACGTGGCCGAATGGTGCTGGGACTGGATCGGTCCCTATCCCGCGTTGCCTCGCGGCGAAGCGCTCACTGACCCGATCGGTCCCGCCGAGGGGGACTTCCGGGCGCTGCGCGGCGGCTCTTACGCCTCCTCCGCCTTCGATCTCGGTTCGGCCCGCCGCGGCGGGGCCGCCCCCACCTCCCGCGACCGCGCTGGGCTGCGGGTCTGCCGAACTCTGAACAACGGCTAA